CAAGTCGCTGCCGGGCGCGCTGTACGAGGCCGGGGTGGCCGTGGTCGTCGCCATGACGTTCGCGCCGAACCTGGTGGCCGACGTGGCGCGGCTGCGGACCGCCCGGCGCCTGCGGGGCCGGCCGGCCGGCGGGGTCCGGGCGGTGCTGGCGATCGGGCTGCCCGTGCTGGAGGGCGCGCTGGAGCGGTCGGTGGCGGTGGCGGCGTCGATGGACGCGCGGGGGTACGGGCGCACGGCGGCGGTCCCGGCGGCGGTGCGGCACACGACGACCGTGCTGACGCTGGGCGGACTGCTCGGGGTGTGCGCCGGCACGTACGGGCTGCTCGCGGTGGAGGGCGCCGGGTACGGCGTGCCGCTGCTGGCGGCCGGTGCGGCAGCCGCGCTGGCGGGGCTGTGGCTGGGCGGGCGGCGCACGCCCCGCACCCGGTACCGGCCCGACCGGTGGGGCGTGCGGACGTGGCTGGTGGCCGCGTCGGGCGCCGCGGTGGCCGTGCTCGTGGCGGTGGCGGCGGCCGGGCCGGACGCGGAGGCGCTGCGGCCGGGGGTCACGCCGCTGGTGGCGCCCGGACTGCCGCTGTGGCCCGCGCTGTCCGTGCTGGTGGGCCTGCTGCCCGCGTTCGTCGCGCCCGTCCCGAAAGACCGCTGAGGAGTCCTGGTGATCCGCTTCGAGAACGTCACGGTGACCTACGAGGACGCCGCCGCGCCCGCCGTGCGCGACGTGGACCTGACGGTCCCCGAGGGCGAGCTGGTGCTGCTGGTCGGCCCGTCGGGGACCGGCAAGTCGACCCTGCTGGGCGCCGTGTCGGGGCTCGTGCCGCACTTCACGGGCGGCACGCTGCGCGGGCGGGTCACGGTCGACGGGCGGGACACGCGCACGCACCGGCCGCGCGAACTGGCCGACGTGGTGGGCACGGTCGGGCAGGACCCGTCGGCGCACTTCGTCACGGACGTGGTCGAGGACGAGCTCGCGTACGGCATGGAGTCGCTGGGCCTGCCGCCGGAGGTGATGCGGCGCCGGGTCGAGGAGACGCTCGACCTGTTGGGCCTGGCGGACCTGCGGGACCGGCCGATCGCGTCCCTGTCGGGCGGGCAGCGGCAGCGCGTCGCCATCGGCTCCGTCCTCACCACGCACCCGAAGGTCCTCGTCCTGGACGAGCCGACGTCGGCGCTCGACCCGGCCGCCGCGGAGGAGGTCCTCGCGGTGCTCCAGCGCCTGGTGCACGACCTGGGGACGACGGTCCTGATGGCGGAGCACCGGCTGGAGCGGGTGGTGCAGTACGCGGACCGGGTGGCGCTGCTGCGCGGGCCCGGCACCCCCGTCCTGGTCGGCCCGCCGGCCGAGGTGATGCGGGTCTCCCCCGTGCACCCGCCGGTGGTCGGCCTGTCGCGGCTGGCGGGCTGGAACCCGCCGGCCCTCACCGTGCGCGACGCGCGCCGGCGGGCGGCTCCGCTGCGGGCACGCCTGGCGGGCGCCACGCCCGCGCCCGTCCCCCCGTCCGTGGCCGCGCCCGCCCCCTCCTCCGTGGCCGGGCCCGTGTCGGCGCCCGTGTCCGCGCCCGGCGTGGCCGCGTCCGCCGCCGCCGTACCGGTACCGGAGGGGTGGCGTTCGCGCCGGCCGTTCCGGCGCCGGGGCGCGGGCCGCGGGCCGGCCGTCGGGACGGCCGCGGCGGTGCAGGCCCCCGGGGCGGGGACCGCCGGGTCGGGGACCACCGCGGTCTCGGCGGGGGCCGTCGGTGGCGACGCCTCCGTCGCCGTGGTCGACGTGCGGGGGCTCGCCGTGCGCCGGGGGCGGGTGGAGGCCCTGCGGGGCGTGGACCTCCAGGTGCGGCCGGGCGAGACCGTGGCGCTCATGGGCCGCAACGGCGCGGGGAAGTCGACGCTGCTGGGCGCTCTGGTGGGGATGGTGGCGCCCGCGTCCGGCCGGGTCGTCGTGGGCGGCCTGGTCCCGGGCCGTACCGCGCCGGGCGAGCTGGTGCGGGAGGTCGGCCTGGTCCCGCAGGAGCCGCGCGACCTGCTGTACGCGGACACGGTGGCCGCCGAGTGCGCGGCCGCGGACACCGACGCGGGGGCCGCTCCCGGCGCCTGCCGGGAGTTGGTGGCCGCGCTGCTGCCCGGCGTGCCGGACGGCACGCACCCCCGGGACCTCTCCGAGGGGCAGCGGCTGGCCCTGGCGCTGGCGGTGGTGCTGACCGGCCGGCCCCGGGTGCTGCTGCTCGACGAGCCGACCCGGGGCCTGGACTACGCCGCGAAGGCCCGCCTGGTGGAGGTGCTGCGCGGACTGGCGGCGCGGGGCCACGCGATCGTGCTGGCCACGCACGACGTGGAGCTGGCGGCCGAGCTGGCGCACCGGGTGGTGATCCTCGCCGACGGGGAGGTCGTCGCGGACGGGCCGACGCACGAGGTCGTCGTGTCGTCGCCGGCGTTCGCCCCGCAGGTCGCGAAGGTGCTGGCGCCGCTGCCGTGGCTGACCGTCGCCCAGGTGGAGGCGGCGCTGTGACGGCCCGGCCCGTGCGGCTCGGTCCGCGCTCGGTGGCCGCGCTGGTGCTGGTCAGCGCGGTCGGGGTGGCCGCGTTCGGCTGGCCGCTGCTGGCGGACGACGCGTCGGGCCTGGCGGCGGCGCACGCCGGGGTCGCGCCGTGGCTGTTCGCGGTGCTGCTGCCGCTGCTCGTCGGGGTGGTCGTGGCGACGATCGCCGACTCGGGCATGGACGCCAAGGCGGTGGCCATGCTCGGCGTGCTGGCGGCGGTGGGAGCGGCGCTGCGGCCGCTGGGCGCGGGCACGGCGGGCCTGGAACCGATGTTCTTCCTGATGGTCCTGAGCGGCCGAGTGCTGGGGCCGGGGTTCGGCTTCGTGCTGGGCGCGGTGACGATGTTCGCGTCGGCGCTGCTCACCGGCGGGGTCGGGCCCTGGATGCCGTACCAGATGCTGTCGATGGCGTGGTTCACCATGGGCGCCGGGCTGCTGCCGGGGCGCGACGGGCTGCGCGGGCGCGGGGAGCTGGGGCTGCTGGCGGCGTACGGCGCGACGGCCGCCTTCGCGTACGGGACGGCCATGAACCTCCAGGGGTGGGTGCTGGCCCTGCCGGCCGGTTCCAGCGGGATCGCCTTCCACCCCGGTGAGCCGCTGCAGGTGAACCTGGTGCGGTTCGGGGCGTACTGCCTGGCGACGTCGATGGGGTGGGATTTGGGGCGCGCGGCGCTGACCGTGGTCCTGACGGTGACCATCGGTTCCACGGTCCTGAAGGCGCTCCGGCGTGCGACTCGACGGGCCGCTTTCGAGGCCCAGGTCACATTCGAAGGTGACGAAAAGCCCCATCCGGGGTCGTTCCGGGTGAGGCCACCCACAGGACCCACGTCACATACGACCCCCCTTAGTGGGCTCGGGGAGGGGTCGGCGGAGGGCCGGTCTTCCCGCGGCGACCTGCACTGATCGCCCC
This portion of the Streptomyces changanensis genome encodes:
- a CDS encoding energy-coupling factor transporter transmembrane protein EcfT, producing MRLRAPEAHRSNAVHAGAWWLWALGLATAASRTTNPLLLGLLVAVAGYVVAARRTDAPWARSYGAFLKLGLAVIVIRVVFSVALGSPIPGTHVLLTLPEVPLPRWAQGVRIGGRVTAEQLVFAVYDGAKLAAMLVCVGAANALASPARLLKSLPGALYEAGVAVVVAMTFAPNLVADVARLRTARRLRGRPAGGVRAVLAIGLPVLEGALERSVAVAASMDARGYGRTAAVPAAVRHTTTVLTLGGLLGVCAGTYGLLAVEGAGYGVPLLAAGAAAALAGLWLGGRRTPRTRYRPDRWGVRTWLVAASGAAVAVLVAVAAAGPDAEALRPGVTPLVAPGLPLWPALSVLVGLLPAFVAPVPKDR
- a CDS encoding ECF transporter S component, whose translation is MADRRPGGGGAVTARPVRLGPRSVAALVLVSAVGVAAFGWPLLADDASGLAAAHAGVAPWLFAVLLPLLVGVVVATIADSGMDAKAVAMLGVLAAVGAALRPLGAGTAGLEPMFFLMVLSGRVLGPGFGFVLGAVTMFASALLTGGVGPWMPYQMLSMAWFTMGAGLLPGRDGLRGRGELGLLAAYGATAAFAYGTAMNLQGWVLALPAGSSGIAFHPGEPLQVNLVRFGAYCLATSMGWDLGRAALTVVLTVTIGSTVLKALRRATRRAAFEAQVTFEGDEKPHPGSFRVRPPTGPTSHTTPLSGLGEGSAEGRSSRGDLH
- a CDS encoding ABC transporter ATP-binding protein, with amino-acid sequence MIRFENVTVTYEDAAAPAVRDVDLTVPEGELVLLVGPSGTGKSTLLGAVSGLVPHFTGGTLRGRVTVDGRDTRTHRPRELADVVGTVGQDPSAHFVTDVVEDELAYGMESLGLPPEVMRRRVEETLDLLGLADLRDRPIASLSGGQRQRVAIGSVLTTHPKVLVLDEPTSALDPAAAEEVLAVLQRLVHDLGTTVLMAEHRLERVVQYADRVALLRGPGTPVLVGPPAEVMRVSPVHPPVVGLSRLAGWNPPALTVRDARRRAAPLRARLAGATPAPVPPSVAAPAPSSVAGPVSAPVSAPGVAASAAAVPVPEGWRSRRPFRRRGAGRGPAVGTAAAVQAPGAGTAGSGTTAVSAGAVGGDASVAVVDVRGLAVRRGRVEALRGVDLQVRPGETVALMGRNGAGKSTLLGALVGMVAPASGRVVVGGLVPGRTAPGELVREVGLVPQEPRDLLYADTVAAECAAADTDAGAAPGACRELVAALLPGVPDGTHPRDLSEGQRLALALAVVLTGRPRVLLLDEPTRGLDYAAKARLVEVLRGLAARGHAIVLATHDVELAAELAHRVVILADGEVVADGPTHEVVVSSPAFAPQVAKVLAPLPWLTVAQVEAAL